CATGGATCCTTACCCACATCAGTTTCAGGATTTGATTTACTTTTCCCTTTGTTAATGTTCCTCTTTTTCTCATCGGCACCGAACATGTGGGGCAATTATTCTTTCTTGTCTGTTGTTCTTGTGAGTGTTGAATCGACCATAGTATTTCAACACTAAAACCATTTCTTTTCTTCTGATTAGTTGGGCACCATTTTGGTTTTACCTACTATATGTCTTGGCTTATACTAGAGGACATTGATGATCAGGCAGTTTGAATGGAGCATTTTCATGAGTTATAGGCATATAATTTACTACTCATCTCCAAGTGCATCCAACTTGTGTTGTACACTACTAAGTGATTAAAGAACAGAGGTTACAGGTAAACAGATCTTGATTATGTAATCCTGGCATCTGACTATCCTTTTTTAATTTTCTCCAGATCCTCTGTCTCTTGTGAGGGACCATCGTTTGAAAGAACTTCTGAGTGCTCGAGGCATAACAGTCCGTTCATTCAATGCGGATTTGCTCTATGAACCATGGGAAGTTCACGACGAAAATGGCCGGCCATTTACAACTTTTGCACCTTTCTGGAATAAATGCCTTAGCATGCCTTATGATCCAGCAGCAccattgcttccacccaaaagaaTAACATCAGGTATGACCTGCTTTTATGATATTGCACCTTTTACTCTTCCATTGCTGATTTAGCTACTGTGAACTAGGTCAGCCTTTAATTGAACATGGAACATTTTATAGTGTCACTTGCTGTTGCTACATTGGCAATGTTCTGTTAATATATGACACTGTAGTGGAACATTGGAACGTTTTACTGATTGAATTACTTTTCATAATTTCTTAGCTTTTCAAGCATTAATTACTCTTTGATAAAGAAAGGCACATTGCTGTGATACTAACTTTGGCCTTTCAGACTTGAAAACATTCTTGATCAGAATTATGAGCTTCATTGTGATAACGGTGAACATGCTGATTATTTATCAGGAAATTGTATGAACTTTTAATTCACCTTGTTAGTCATCCTACAGTTGTAAGCTGAAATGTAACCTGCATCTTTTGGAGCCTTGGTAGTCCTTATCTAATATGctgcatatatatgcttttaaattTTAACTATTTCTTCGAACTTTCAATCTGAATTGTTTATTGTTTTGACATTAAACTTAGAAATATCAAGGAGATAGTTTTTTCGTTAAAAGCGCCATTCCTCAAGTGCTCTCACTCCATTCTATCAGGTGATGTATCAATGTGCGCTTCAGATACTCTGGTCTTTGAGGATGAGTCTGAGAAAGGAAGCAATGCACTTCTTGCTCGAGCATGGTCACCAGGATGGCGCAATGCTGATAAGTCTCTGACTGCCTTTATTAATGGACCACTGATTGAGTACTCTGTAAATCGGAAAAAAGCAGATGGTGCAAGTACATCTCTTCTTTCCCCTTATTTACACTTTGGGGAGCTAAGTGTCCGCAAAGTCTTTCACCTTGTTCGAATGAAACAACTTGTATGGATTAATGAAGGAAACAAAGCAGGTGAAGAGAGTTGCAACTTAATTCTGAGATCTATTGGTCTTCGGGAGTACTCTAGATACTTGAGTTTCAACCATCCCTGCAGTCATGAGAGGCCTCTTCTAGCACACTTTAGGTTCTTTCCTTGGGTGACCGATGAGGGTTATTTTAAAGCTTGGAGACAAGGTAGAACTGGATATCCTCTGGTAGATGCTGGTATGAGAGAGCTTTGGGCAACTGGCTGGCTGCATGACAGGATACGTGTGGTTGTATCTAGTTTCTTTGTGAAGGTCCTGCAACTTCCTTGGAGGTGGGGGATGAAGTACTTCTGGGATACTCTATTAGATGCTGATCTTGAAAGTGATGCCCTTGGCTGGCAGTATATATCTGGGACTCTTCCTGATGGTCGTGAATTGGATCGCATTGATAACCCTCAGGTATGATTCATGTGCAGTATCTCTTGCCAGGCCTAGCCCAAAccacccccctctctctctctctctctctctctctgcgtcACGCACACACACCCATTTATTCTTTTCACTCTGGAGTAACAATTCTATTAATATGATATTTAATGTGGTTATGTCATAAATTCTATGTCATGTAGTCAATTAACATGTTTTATACATTTTTGCTGTAAAGACTTTGTATGCGTCAATCCCCTAAAAGTTTTCCTTTCTTTCGTTTCTACTGTTGGAAACTGCAGTTTGAAGGGTACAAATTTGACCCAAATGGAGAATATGTACGACGGTGGCTTCCTGAGCTGGCCAGGTTGCCCACTGAATGGATACACCACCCATGGGATGCAGCTGAATCAGTACTACAGGCTGCAGGAGTCGAACTAGGTTCCAACTACCCTCTTCCCATTGTAGAAATAGATGCAGCCAAAGCCAGACTGCAAGAAGCTCTGGCAGAGGTGTGGCAACTTGAAGCTGCAACAAGAGCTGCGATAGAAAATGGAACAGAAGAAGGCCTTGGTGACTCTTCAGAACTACCACCAATTGAGTTTCCTGAAGAAATACAAATGGAAGTGGACCATGAACCATTAAGAAATACTGCTAATTCACCAGCTGTAGTCGGGAGACATGAGGATCAGATGGTTCCGAGCATCACTTCTTCGATAGTTAGAGCTGACGAAGAGGAAGTTTCTGCAGATTTGGGGAATACTGCTGGAGATAACAGACCGGAAGTCCCATCAAACATAAATTATGATGCAGAAGTTCATAGAGAAGAAATTGACAGAGGCGGCCTTCAAACAGTGAGGGTTAATGTTGTTCAACATTTCAGTCCAGCCAGGATGCAAAGTCCTGCGCAGTCCACAGCTGACTCATCAAGCAGCCGGACAGAAAGAGATGGTGGCGTGGTTCCGGTCTGGTCGCCTTCAGCAACCTCTAGCCGTTCAGAGCATTTTGTGGCTGATGACACTGGCATTGCAAGCGGTGGCTATTTACAGAGGCATCCTCAGTCTCACCAACTAATAAATTGGAGGCAGCTTTCACAGACAGTGTGAGTATAATTTTTTTGGAGTAAAATAAGTGCAATAATTTTGTAGCATATCGCTGTACAACTAGAAGATATTGTCTTCCTTACATTTTAGCAGAAAGATCTTCACAAATTTCATTTTTATGATTGAAAAGTGCTAAAGCCTAAAGTCTTGTTCTTTCAACACTTATTTTCTGGCTTTAATAGAACAAAGATAAAATGACTCAGGTAGCCTAAATTGGCAGAAGTTTACACATAATGGTTGCTGTATGCTCATTGTTGACTCCACCTCTGATATGAAGATTCTTGTTTTTTCTTGTTAAGGAAAAATGTGCTTTTCTTTTCTATATCtgaattacacttgt
This genomic window from Elaeis guineensis isolate ETL-2024a chromosome 13, EG11, whole genome shotgun sequence contains:
- the LOC105056817 gene encoding cryptochrome-1, with amino-acid sequence MTGGVGSSSGNSNNRSIVWFRRDLRVEDNPALAAGVRLGEVVPVFIWSPEEEGPYYPGRVSRWWLSQSLLHLDSSLRSLGTSLITKRSLDTASTLLEIVHSTGATNLFFNHLYDPLSLVRDHRLKELLSARGITVRSFNADLLYEPWEVHDENGRPFTTFAPFWNKCLSMPYDPAAPLLPPKRITSGDVSMCASDTLVFEDESEKGSNALLARAWSPGWRNADKSLTAFINGPLIEYSVNRKKADGASTSLLSPYLHFGELSVRKVFHLVRMKQLVWINEGNKAGEESCNLILRSIGLREYSRYLSFNHPCSHERPLLAHFRFFPWVTDEGYFKAWRQGRTGYPLVDAGMRELWATGWLHDRIRVVVSSFFVKVLQLPWRWGMKYFWDTLLDADLESDALGWQYISGTLPDGRELDRIDNPQFEGYKFDPNGEYVRRWLPELARLPTEWIHHPWDAAESVLQAAGVELGSNYPLPIVEIDAAKARLQEALAEVWQLEAATRAAIENGTEEGLGDSSELPPIEFPEEIQMEVDHEPLRNTANSPAVVGRHEDQMVPSITSSIVRADEEEVSADLGNTAGDNRPEVPSNINYDAEVHREEIDRGGLQTVRVNVVQHFSPARMQSPAQSTADSSSSRTERDGGVVPVWSPSATSSRSEHFVADDTGIASGGYLQRHPQSHQLINWRQLSQTVTSSWEVENAVQPNAFG